The Coregonus clupeaformis isolate EN_2021a chromosome 8, ASM2061545v1, whole genome shotgun sequence genome has a segment encoding these proteins:
- the LOC121571110 gene encoding RNA-binding protein 4.1 isoform X2 — MVKIFIGNLASGTTQDELRTLFSEYGKISECDIVKNFGFVHMKDKAEAEEAIKNLHHYELNGAQMNVEMSRGRPKSTTKLHVSNIPEGCTNEELKTKFEAYGPVVEADIVKDYAFVHMESVDDAMEAISGLDNTAFQGKLMSVQLSTSRLRTVPGMGAQTGCYVCGKQGHWSKDCPNGGQNGGSYGDRGERPGGGPMRGRGRGFPRGFSRGGGGYPSGYGMPPRAAASDYMGGLGYSRASSYLGGPPPLSRRPSYGSAREYSTDARDRYSGRLPSSYPERASAYERDHYSSSVDYYEKYRARPYGSSYFEERRLGYIPPPPPPSSSLSRLSSSIDPYERRPLPPTSAAASYYLRDRSPIRRVPVASDSYGYERSRLSPVSSRSSSYAVPRARDPYTDRARYAY; from the exons ATGGTGAAAATCTTCATTGGCAATCTCGCCTCCGGCACCACGCAGGACGAGCTACGCACTCTATTCTCTGAGTATGGAAAGATCTCTGAGTGTGACATCGTCAAGAACTTTGGCTTTGTGCACATGAAGGACAAAGCCGAAGCGGAGGAGGCCATCAAGAACCTCCACCACTATGAGCTAAACGGGGCGCAGATGAACGTGGAGATGAGCCGCGGCAGACCAAAGTCCACCACCAAGCTGCACGTCAGTAACATCCCAGAGGGTTGCACCAACGAGGAGCTGAAGACCAAGTTTGAGGCATACGGCCCCGTGGTGGAGGCTGACATAGTGAAGGACTACGCCTTTGTCCACATGGAGTCTGTGGATGATGCCATGGAGGCAATCAGTGGGCTGGACAACACAGCCTTCCAAG GCAAGCTGATGAGCGTACAACTGTCCACCAGTCGCCTGCGCACGGTCCCGGGAATGGGAGCTCAAACCGGCTGCTATGTCTGCGGGAAACAGGGTCACTGGTCGAAAGACTGCCCGAACGGCGGTCAGAACGGCGGTAGCTACGGTGACCGTGGTGAACGCCCCGGGGGTGGCCCAATGAGGGGCCGAGGCAGGGGCTTCCCACGGGGTTTCAGCAGGGGCGGCGGCGGATACCCTAGTGGCTACGGGATGCCCCCCAGAGCTGCGGCATCCGATTACATGGGTGGGCTAGGGTATAGCAGAGCGTCCAGTTACCTGGGGGGACCTCCCCCTCTGAGCCGTAGGCCTAGCTATGGCTCTGCTCGGGAGTACAGCACAGATGCCAGGGATCGGTACAGCGGCAGGCTACCGAGCTCCTATCCCGAGAGGGCATCGGCCTATGAGCGAGACCACTACAGCAGCAGTGTTGACTATTACGAGAAGTACAGAGCACGGCCATATGGCTCAAGCTATTTTGAAGAGCGCCGCCTCGGCTATatcccacctccccctcccccctcttcctccctctcaagGCTCTCCTCTAGTATCGACCCATACGAGCGCCGCCCGCTACCACCAACCTCGGCGGCCGCCTCGTACTACTTGCGAGACCGCAGCCCGATCAGACGAGTGCCCGTCGCCTCTGACAGCTATGGTTACGAGCGCTCGCGGCTGTCCCCGGTGTCCTCCAGAAGCTCTTCGTACGCCGTCCCGCGGGCCAGGGACCCCTACACCGATCGGGCACGCTATGCTTACTGA